Proteins encoded by one window of Ovis canadensis isolate MfBH-ARS-UI-01 breed Bighorn chromosome 14, ARS-UI_OviCan_v2, whole genome shotgun sequence:
- the ACTN4 gene encoding alpha-actinin-4 isoform X1 produces MVDYHAANQSYQYGPSSGSNGAGGGGSMGDYMAQEDDWDRDLLLDPAWEKQQRKTFTAWCNSHLRKAGTQIENIDEDFRDGLKLMLLLEVISGERLPKPERGKMRVHKINNVNKALDFIASKGVKLVSIGAEEIVDGNAKMTLGMIWTIILRFAIQDISVEETSAKEGLLLWCQRKTAPYKNVNVQNFHISWKDGLAFNALIHRHRPELIEYDKLRKDDPVTNLNNAFEVAEKYLDIPKMLDAEDIVNTARPDEKAIMTYVSSFYHAFSGAQKAETAANRICKVLAVNQENEHLMEDYERLASDLLEWIRRTIPWLEDRVPQKTIQEMQQKLEDFRDYRRVHKPPKVQEKCQLEINFNTLQTKLRLSNRPAFMPSEGKMVSDINSGWQHLEQAEKGYEEWLLNEIRRLERLDHLAEKFRQKASIHEAWTDGKEAMLKHRDYETATLSDIKALIRKHEAFESDLAAHQDRVEQIAAIAQELNELDYYDSHNVNTRCQKICDQWDALGSLTHSRREALEKTEKQLETIDQLHLEYAKRAAPFNNWMESAMEDLQDMFIVHTIEEIEGLISAHDQFKSTLPDADREREAILAIHKEAQRIAESNHIKLSGSNPYTTVTPQIINSKWEKVQQLVPKRDHALLEEQSKQQSNEHLRRQFASQANIVGPWIQTKMEEIGRISIEMNGTLEDQLSHLKQYERSIVDYKPNLDLLEQQHQLIQEALIFDNKHTNYTMEHIRVGWEQLLTTIARTINEVENQILTRDAKGISQEQMQEFRASFNHFDKDHGGALGPEEFKACLISLGYDVENDRQGDAEFNRIMSVVDPNHSGLVTFQAFIDFMSRETTDTDTADQVIASFKVLAGDKNFITAEELRRELPPDQAEYCIARMAPYQGPDAVPGALDYKSFSTALYGESDL; encoded by the exons ACCTTCACAGCCTGGTGCAACTCCCACCTGCGGAAGGCGGGCACGCAGATCGAGAACATCGATGAGGACTTCCGAGACGGGCTCAAGCTCATGCTCCTCCTGGAGGTCATTTCAG GGGAGCGGTTACCTAAGCCGGAGCGGGGCAAGATGAGAGTGCACAAAATCAACAACGTGAACAAGGCCCTGGACTTCATCGCCAGCAAAGGCGTCAAGCTGGTCTCCATCGGGGCGGAAG AGATTGTGGACGGCAACGCGAAGATGACCCTGGGAATGATCTGGACCATCATCCTCAGGTTCGCCATCCAGGACATCTCTGTGGAAG AGACCTCTGCCAAGGAGGGGCTCCTCCTCTGGTGCCAGAGAAAGACGGCTCCGTACAAGAACGTCAACGTGCAGAACTTCCACATCAG CTGGAAGGACGGTCTTGCCTTCAACGCCCTGATCCACCGGCACAGACCAGAACTGATCGAGTACGACAAGCTGAGAAAG GACGATCCCGTCACCAACCTGAACAATGCCTTCGAAGTGGCTGAGAAATACCTCGACATTCCCAAGATGCTAGATGCAGAGG ACATCGTGAACACGGCCCGGCCCGACGAGAAGGCCATAATGACCTATGTGTCCAGCTTCTACCATGCCTTTTCGGGAGCGCAGAAG GCTGAGACCGCTGCCAACCGGATCTGCAAGGTGCTGGCCGTCAACCAGGAGAATGAGCACCTGATGGAAGATTATGAGAGGCTGGCCAGCGAC CTCCTGGAGTGGATCCGGCGCACCATCCCCTGGCTGGAGGACCGCGTGCCCCAGAAGACCATTCAGGAAATGCAGCAGAAGCTGGAGGACTTCCGCGACTACCGGCGGGTCCACAAGCCACCCAAGGTGCAGGAGAAGTGCCAGCTGGAGATCAACTTCAACACGCTGCAGACCAAGCTGCGCCTCAGCAACCGGCCCGCCTTCATGCCCTCCGAGGGCAAGATGGTGTCG GACATCAACAGCGGCTGGCAGCACCTGGAGCAGGCCGAGAAGGGCTACGAGGAATGGCTGCTGAACGAGATCCGCCGGCTGGAGCGGCTCGACCACCTGGCGGAGAAGTTCCGGCAGAAGGCCTCCATCCACGAGGCCTGGACCGATG GGAAGGAGGCCATGCTGAAGCACCGGGACTATGAGACAGCCACCCTGTCGGACATCAAGGCCCTCATCCGCAAGCACGAAGCCTTCGAGAGCGACCTGGCCGCCCACCAGGACCGCGTGGAGCAGATTGCCGCCATCGCCCAGGAGCTCAA CGAGCTGGATTACTACGACTCCCACAATGTCAACACGCGCTGCCAGAAGATCTGTGACCAGTGGGACGCCCTTGGCTCTCTGACCCACAGtcgcagggaagccctggag AAAACGGAGAAGCAGCTGGAGACCATTGACCAGCTGCACCTGGAGTACGCCAAGCGGGCGGCCCCCTTCAACAACTGGATGGAGAGCGCCATGGAGGACCTCCAGGACATGTTCATTGTCCACACCATCGAGGAAATCGAG GGTCTGATCTCAGCCCACGACCAGTTCAAGTCGACGCTGCCGGACGCTGACAGGGAGCGGGAGGCCATCCTGGCCATCCACAAGGAAGCCCAGCGGATCGCCGAGAGCAACCACATCAAGCTCTCAGGCAGCAACCCCTACACCACCGTCACTCCCCAGATCATCAACTCCAAGTGGGAGAAG GTGCAGCAGCTGGTGCCCAAGCGGGACCACGCCCTCCTGGAGGAGCAGAGCAAGCAGCAGTCGAACGAGCACCTGCGCCGCCAGTTTGCCAGCCAGGCCAACATCGTGGGGCCCTGGATCCAGACGAAGATGGAG GAGATCGGGCGCATCTCCATTGAGATGAACGGGACGCTGGaggaccagctgagccacctgaagCAGTATGAGCGCAGCATCGTGGACTACAAGCCCAACCTGGACCTGCTTGAGCAGCAGCACCAGCTCATCCAGGAGGCCCTCATCTTCGACAACAAGCACACCAACTATACCATGGAG CACATCCGGGTGGGCTGGGAGCAGCTGCTCACCACCATCGCCCGCACCATCAACGAGGTTGAAAACCAGATCCTCACCCGCGACGCCAAGGGCATCAGCCAGGAGCAGATGCAGGAGTTCCGGGCGTCCTTCAACCACTTCGACAAG GACCATGGCGGGGCGCTGGGGCCGGAAGAGTTCAAGGCCTGCCTCATCAGCCTGGGCTACGACGTGGAGAACGACCGGCAG GGCGATGCCGAGTTCAACCGCATCATGAGCGTGGTGGACCCCAACCACAGTGGCCTCGTGACCTTCCAAGCCTTCATCGACTTCATGTCGAGGGAGACCACCGACACAGACACGGCTGACCAGGTCATCGCCTCCTTCAAGGTCCTGGCTGGGGACAAG AACTTCATCACGGCCGAGGAGCTGCGGAGAGAGCTGCCGCCTGACCAGGCCGAGTACTGCATCGCCCGCATGGCGCCCTACCAGGGCCCCGACGCCGTGCCCGGCGCCCTCGACTATAAATCCTTCTCCACAGCCCTGTACGGAGAGAGCGACCTGTGA
- the ACTN4 gene encoding alpha-actinin-4 isoform X5, which translates to MTYVSCFYHAFSGAQKAETAANRICKVLAVNQENEHLMEDYERLASDLLEWIRRTIPWLEDRVPQKTIQEMQQKLEDFRDYRRVHKPPKVQEKCQLEINFNTLQTKLRLSNRPAFMPSEGKMVSDINSGWQHLEQAEKGYEEWLLNEIRRLERLDHLAEKFRQKASIHEAWTDGKEAMLKHRDYETATLSDIKALIRKHEAFESDLAAHQDRVEQIAAIAQELNELDYYDSHNVNTRCQKICDQWDALGSLTHSRREALEKTEKQLETIDQLHLEYAKRAAPFNNWMESAMEDLQDMFIVHTIEEIEGLISAHDQFKSTLPDADREREAILAIHKEAQRIAESNHIKLSGSNPYTTVTPQIINSKWEKVQQLVPKRDHALLEEQSKQQSNEHLRRQFASQANIVGPWIQTKMEEIGRISIEMNGTLEDQLSHLKQYERSIVDYKPNLDLLEQQHQLIQEALIFDNKHTNYTMEHIRVGWEQLLTTIARTINEVENQILTRDAKGISQEQMQEFRASFNHFDKDHGGALGPEEFKACLISLGYDVENDRQGDAEFNRIMSVVDPNHSGLVTFQAFIDFMSRETTDTDTADQVIASFKVLAGDKNFITAEELRRELPPDQAEYCIARMAPYQGPDAVPGALDYKSFSTALYGESDL; encoded by the exons ATGACTTACGTGTCCTGCTTCTACCACGCTTTCTCAGGGGCTCAAAAG GCTGAGACCGCTGCCAACCGGATCTGCAAGGTGCTGGCCGTCAACCAGGAGAATGAGCACCTGATGGAAGATTATGAGAGGCTGGCCAGCGAC CTCCTGGAGTGGATCCGGCGCACCATCCCCTGGCTGGAGGACCGCGTGCCCCAGAAGACCATTCAGGAAATGCAGCAGAAGCTGGAGGACTTCCGCGACTACCGGCGGGTCCACAAGCCACCCAAGGTGCAGGAGAAGTGCCAGCTGGAGATCAACTTCAACACGCTGCAGACCAAGCTGCGCCTCAGCAACCGGCCCGCCTTCATGCCCTCCGAGGGCAAGATGGTGTCG GACATCAACAGCGGCTGGCAGCACCTGGAGCAGGCCGAGAAGGGCTACGAGGAATGGCTGCTGAACGAGATCCGCCGGCTGGAGCGGCTCGACCACCTGGCGGAGAAGTTCCGGCAGAAGGCCTCCATCCACGAGGCCTGGACCGATG GGAAGGAGGCCATGCTGAAGCACCGGGACTATGAGACAGCCACCCTGTCGGACATCAAGGCCCTCATCCGCAAGCACGAAGCCTTCGAGAGCGACCTGGCCGCCCACCAGGACCGCGTGGAGCAGATTGCCGCCATCGCCCAGGAGCTCAA CGAGCTGGATTACTACGACTCCCACAATGTCAACACGCGCTGCCAGAAGATCTGTGACCAGTGGGACGCCCTTGGCTCTCTGACCCACAGtcgcagggaagccctggag AAAACGGAGAAGCAGCTGGAGACCATTGACCAGCTGCACCTGGAGTACGCCAAGCGGGCGGCCCCCTTCAACAACTGGATGGAGAGCGCCATGGAGGACCTCCAGGACATGTTCATTGTCCACACCATCGAGGAAATCGAG GGTCTGATCTCAGCCCACGACCAGTTCAAGTCGACGCTGCCGGACGCTGACAGGGAGCGGGAGGCCATCCTGGCCATCCACAAGGAAGCCCAGCGGATCGCCGAGAGCAACCACATCAAGCTCTCAGGCAGCAACCCCTACACCACCGTCACTCCCCAGATCATCAACTCCAAGTGGGAGAAG GTGCAGCAGCTGGTGCCCAAGCGGGACCACGCCCTCCTGGAGGAGCAGAGCAAGCAGCAGTCGAACGAGCACCTGCGCCGCCAGTTTGCCAGCCAGGCCAACATCGTGGGGCCCTGGATCCAGACGAAGATGGAG GAGATCGGGCGCATCTCCATTGAGATGAACGGGACGCTGGaggaccagctgagccacctgaagCAGTATGAGCGCAGCATCGTGGACTACAAGCCCAACCTGGACCTGCTTGAGCAGCAGCACCAGCTCATCCAGGAGGCCCTCATCTTCGACAACAAGCACACCAACTATACCATGGAG CACATCCGGGTGGGCTGGGAGCAGCTGCTCACCACCATCGCCCGCACCATCAACGAGGTTGAAAACCAGATCCTCACCCGCGACGCCAAGGGCATCAGCCAGGAGCAGATGCAGGAGTTCCGGGCGTCCTTCAACCACTTCGACAAG GACCATGGCGGGGCGCTGGGGCCGGAAGAGTTCAAGGCCTGCCTCATCAGCCTGGGCTACGACGTGGAGAACGACCGGCAG GGCGATGCCGAGTTCAACCGCATCATGAGCGTGGTGGACCCCAACCACAGTGGCCTCGTGACCTTCCAAGCCTTCATCGACTTCATGTCGAGGGAGACCACCGACACAGACACGGCTGACCAGGTCATCGCCTCCTTCAAGGTCCTGGCTGGGGACAAG AACTTCATCACGGCCGAGGAGCTGCGGAGAGAGCTGCCGCCTGACCAGGCCGAGTACTGCATCGCCCGCATGGCGCCCTACCAGGGCCCCGACGCCGTGCCCGGCGCCCTCGACTATAAATCCTTCTCCACAGCCCTGTACGGAGAGAGCGACCTGTGA